The DNA region TGTATAAATTTCATTTTCACTTTTTGTTAAAAGTGATGGCCCGATGATGCCATTTGCGTAATCATCGTGACAAGCTGAGCATTTTGTAATGAAATTTTTGCTAAGCCTGCCCTTTATAAGTCTTAAATTTATAGTTTGAAGAGGGGTTCTTACCATTGCTAAAGCACCGATTTGACGGCTTACGTTATTATCTTCAAGTCCAAATTTTACGCTCTTTTCGCCGTGCATATCGTATTTTATGAAATCATTTTGTTTATTTGTACTTTGATTATTTTCTTTTTTTTCAACCTTTATGCTAGCACTCGTGGCTACATTTATTGGTTGCTCGCTAGCTGCTTTTTGCGCTTTGTCATCGCTCTTTTCACAGCCGACAAATAGCAAAGCAGCAGCCACTAAAGACATTATTAATCTCATTCTTTCTCCTTATAAATTTCATCATAACTCATTTTTTGGGCAATATTTATAATTTTTACAGGGCAAACCTCAGCACACACCCCACACCCAACGCAGCCATGCTTTATGAGTGGTAAATTTGCTTCACTCATTACTATTGCACTATCGCCAACTGGGCAAATGCTGGCGCAAAGGTCACAAATTTGACCGATTTTGCCTTTTATCTTATCTTTTTCTGCCTCTTCTCTATCATTATAAACTTTGCGAACAAGCAAATCTTCAACGCTATCTTCGCTTAGTTTTTCTCTTTTTAGGCACATACAGGCATTTGCATTACTCAAGACAGCAACGCCCATTTTCACATCATCAACAACTTTTGTAGCATGATCTAACGCACCGCTTGGACAGGCGAGCACACATGGGAAAAGATCACATAAATAGCAACCTCTCTTTTTAGGATCGATGTATGCTGTACCATTTGAATATCCATCTTTTATATCAAGCAAACTTATACTGTGATAAGGGCATACCTGCACACACTGACCACATTTGACACAAAGATCATCGAAGTCATCAACCGCGCCTGGTGGTCTAAGATAGAGTTTATCACCGCTACTTTTTGGCAAAATTTTACCTATGCCATATCCTGCGGCAGCTGCGACTGAGCCTAAGATTATAAATTTTCTTCTATCCACGTTTTGCCCTTAATGCGTTAAAATTTGAAGCATCAAGTGGTTTTATCCTTGGCGTGCTATCTTCAAGTAGCTTTATTGGCTCAGAAAATGGTGCGAGTTTGGCTAAAAA from Campylobacter concisus includes:
- a CDS encoding c-type cytochrome, producing the protein MRLIMSLVAAALLFVGCEKSDDKAQKAASEQPINVATSASIKVEKKENNQSTNKQNDFIKYDMHGEKSVKFGLEDNNVSRQIGALAMVRTPLQTINLRLIKGRLSKNFITKCSACHDDYANGIIGPSLLTKSENEIYTMINAYKNKEKVNVLMRDLVKKMDDSEIRNLAKEISDFNTQFRSK
- a CDS encoding 4Fe-4S dicluster domain-containing protein, producing the protein MDRRKFIILGSVAAAAGYGIGKILPKSSGDKLYLRPPGAVDDFDDLCVKCGQCVQVCPYHSISLLDIKDGYSNGTAYIDPKKRGCYLCDLFPCVLACPSGALDHATKVVDDVKMGVAVLSNANACMCLKREKLSEDSVEDLLVRKVYNDREEAEKDKIKGKIGQICDLCASICPVGDSAIVMSEANLPLIKHGCVGCGVCAEVCPVKIINIAQKMSYDEIYKEKE